In Cytobacillus oceanisediminis, the following proteins share a genomic window:
- a CDS encoding DUF1450 domain-containing protein — protein sequence MKLINKLFSKQKTASVEFCQRNLDEFLKEESFAAFNQFLSQKNINYKEYECQSRCKECRQSPYALVDGKLIAAENSDELLIKLKEEVKK from the coding sequence GTGAAACTCATCAACAAACTATTCTCAAAGCAAAAAACGGCTTCGGTTGAATTTTGTCAGCGGAATCTGGATGAATTTTTAAAAGAAGAAAGTTTTGCTGCATTTAATCAATTTCTGAGCCAGAAGAATATTAACTATAAAGAATACGAATGCCAGAGCAGATGCAAAGAATGCAGGCAATCACCCTATGCCCTGGTAGACGGGAAACTGATTGCAGCGGAGAATTCGGATGAATTATTGATAAAACTGAAAGAAGAAGTAAAGAAATAA
- a CDS encoding MEDS domain-containing protein has protein sequence MNEWLIDLIGDLKSSNGGHILYQFDQIDCYLQNAVSYISAGAKSGGHVLFVENDRNFLHIDKEIRKLLNNEELKRVHFANNFDFYYSNGDFNPETVLNFFLQNIHPYLESGAKIFTWGLVEWGNVKDYIPLVEAYEKKVDKVISEHGMISLCAYENSSTPLELKNNLMRCHDVLITDKEYKFLQN, from the coding sequence ATGAATGAATGGTTAATTGATTTAATAGGTGATCTTAAAAGTTCAAACGGCGGCCATATTCTTTATCAATTCGATCAAATAGATTGCTATCTTCAAAATGCAGTCTCTTATATATCTGCAGGTGCCAAAAGCGGCGGACATGTTTTATTTGTGGAAAATGACCGTAATTTCCTTCATATCGATAAAGAGATAAGAAAGCTGTTAAACAACGAGGAATTAAAGAGAGTCCACTTCGCGAATAACTTTGATTTTTATTATTCGAACGGGGATTTTAATCCTGAAACAGTGTTGAATTTTTTTCTCCAAAACATACATCCTTATTTGGAAAGCGGTGCAAAGATTTTCACATGGGGCCTGGTTGAATGGGGAAATGTGAAGGACTATATTCCGTTAGTGGAAGCGTATGAAAAGAAAGTTGACAAGGTAATTTCTGAACATGGCATGATTTCCCTGTGTGCTTATGAAAACAGCAGTACCCCTCTGGAATTAAAGAATAATTTAATGCGCTGTCACGATGTGCTAATTACAGATAAAGAATATAAATTTTTGCAAAACTAA
- a CDS encoding DinB family protein, producing MNFNLREAIEILERTPHTLVAILSGLSSEWLNGNEGDGTWNAAEVVDHLIDGEEKNWIPRLKFILQEGESKPFPPFDRFAHLNVSEDLSLEEKLEVFKTLRMKNLATLRGITDLETHFEKKGLHPAFGPVRVRELISTWAVHDLTHISQISRVLANRYRTDVGPWIEYLGILKK from the coding sequence ATGAATTTTAATTTAAGAGAAGCTATTGAGATTCTTGAACGTACACCCCATACGCTAGTTGCAATACTAAGCGGTCTTTCTTCGGAATGGCTTAATGGCAATGAAGGGGATGGCACGTGGAATGCAGCCGAAGTGGTTGATCATTTGATTGATGGGGAGGAGAAAAATTGGATTCCTCGACTGAAATTTATTCTGCAGGAAGGGGAAAGCAAGCCATTTCCTCCATTTGACCGTTTTGCTCATTTAAATGTGTCAGAGGATCTATCACTTGAAGAAAAGCTTGAAGTCTTTAAGACCCTTAGAATGAAGAATTTGGCCACACTTAGAGGTATAACTGATCTGGAAACTCATTTCGAAAAGAAAGGGCTTCATCCGGCATTTGGTCCAGTAAGAGTCAGGGAATTGATTTCCACTTGGGCTGTGCATGACCTTACGCATATTTCACAGATTTCAAGAGTATTGGCAAATAGGTACAGGACAGATGTTGGTCCTTGGATTGAGTATTTGGGCATTTTAAAAAAGTAA
- a CDS encoding FUSC family protein — MKQFPIKHRWLGRLLASDPGLIRFQKAGRATLSLMASVFTTLFIMQLAGADAALTPAIVSGMAGMLGIMIVMDDSKKGKMLTTGLLGLSAMAGVSIGSLLAGSTVFVDITMVLLIFLSFYLTRFGVRYFSLCMIAFMTLYFSSILKLSGSQLPSFYFGIWIGVAYAFLFNFILFQDTAKNLKRSIRSFHFQSNFTFNLLIEGMQAKEMTPQQREELQRNVLKLRDYAVMVSEYVNDEDVQKLWPGLTSTQLRLYIFDAGMLIETLTDSIRSLKKANALEIDELRKLLVWVTRSLRDAEVLAQQYEEQNLREAELAVQALRLLIIDLFNREDKPAGWLFLIRRIESIANHVIEGGITIQQALHKVKDNEIKSSEEAAEGETEDEPSEEDKGIKPSTKKAFQALTAAIISIIAGQILSPDQPYWVLLTAFIVLLGTESIGRIYTKGFQRSVGTIIGAVIGFTLARMVSGHSVLEITLIFAAVFFAFYLFEVSYTLMSMFITMLVAFMYDLLLGGITFSLISARVIDTIAGAGIAFGVSLFIFPKKTKEKVADTINDYLQELKPYVTEYVRSFREDVNVKELSGKGFLLDQKLKTINVEAQSLIKKPGSPRHADVNRWITLFSAINYYARHLVASSYRKGFDYPDELVDVFIRIEEKLELNIETLMDLIKDSGDGMLVYSLENEREQIERLAPARQQSQRDLIHHLYFIWRINKAIIELAEDLGAGKEQ; from the coding sequence ATGAAGCAGTTTCCTATAAAACACCGGTGGCTCGGACGTTTGCTGGCATCCGATCCCGGGCTTATCCGATTTCAAAAAGCTGGACGGGCCACTTTAAGTTTAATGGCTTCAGTCTTTACGACTTTGTTCATCATGCAATTGGCTGGTGCTGATGCTGCTCTCACTCCGGCGATAGTGTCTGGAATGGCAGGCATGCTTGGCATCATGATTGTGATGGATGACTCAAAAAAAGGTAAAATGCTCACAACTGGCTTACTTGGACTTTCAGCCATGGCAGGGGTATCGATCGGTTCCCTATTGGCGGGAAGCACGGTCTTTGTCGATATTACAATGGTTCTGTTAATCTTCTTAAGCTTTTATTTGACCCGCTTTGGGGTGCGATATTTTTCTCTATGCATGATTGCATTCATGACACTTTATTTTTCATCTATTCTAAAGTTATCAGGCAGTCAGCTTCCATCCTTTTACTTCGGCATCTGGATTGGGGTCGCGTATGCTTTTCTGTTCAATTTCATCCTTTTTCAGGACACCGCGAAAAACCTGAAAAGAAGCATTCGCTCCTTTCATTTCCAAAGCAATTTTACGTTCAACCTGTTAATTGAGGGGATGCAAGCCAAGGAAATGACTCCTCAACAACGGGAGGAATTGCAGAGAAACGTGCTGAAGCTCAGGGATTATGCTGTCATGGTTTCGGAGTATGTAAATGATGAAGATGTTCAAAAATTATGGCCAGGGCTGACCTCTACTCAGCTGAGGTTATATATATTTGATGCAGGTATGCTGATTGAAACACTGACAGACTCAATTCGAAGCTTAAAAAAAGCGAATGCCCTTGAAATTGATGAGCTGAGAAAACTCCTGGTTTGGGTAACCCGTTCTCTTCGTGATGCTGAGGTTCTTGCCCAACAATATGAAGAACAAAATCTTCGTGAAGCAGAGCTTGCTGTACAGGCCCTTCGCCTGCTTATTATTGATTTGTTCAACCGGGAAGACAAACCTGCAGGATGGCTGTTTTTGATCAGGCGGATCGAGTCCATTGCGAACCATGTCATCGAGGGCGGCATAACCATACAGCAGGCACTTCATAAAGTGAAAGACAATGAGATTAAATCATCCGAAGAGGCAGCTGAAGGCGAAACTGAAGATGAACCATCTGAAGAAGATAAGGGCATCAAACCTTCCACCAAAAAAGCTTTTCAGGCATTGACTGCTGCAATCATTTCCATCATTGCCGGCCAGATTCTTTCGCCTGACCAGCCTTATTGGGTTCTTTTAACAGCTTTTATTGTTTTGCTCGGAACGGAATCGATCGGGCGCATTTATACGAAAGGTTTTCAGCGTTCGGTTGGAACAATTATTGGAGCAGTAATTGGATTTACACTTGCAAGAATGGTCAGCGGCCATTCCGTCCTGGAAATTACGCTGATTTTTGCAGCGGTTTTTTTCGCCTTTTATTTGTTTGAGGTCTCCTATACGTTAATGAGCATGTTTATAACGATGCTGGTTGCTTTTATGTATGACCTTTTACTGGGAGGAATTACATTTTCCCTTATCAGTGCAAGAGTTATCGATACAATTGCCGGTGCCGGCATTGCATTCGGAGTTTCCTTATTTATTTTCCCAAAGAAAACGAAGGAAAAAGTGGCGGATACCATAAATGATTACCTTCAAGAACTGAAACCGTATGTCACTGAGTATGTGCGAAGCTTCCGGGAAGATGTGAACGTTAAGGAGCTTTCAGGCAAAGGCTTCTTATTGGATCAAAAACTTAAAACTATAAATGTTGAAGCGCAATCCCTGATAAAGAAACCCGGATCCCCGCGCCATGCTGATGTTAACAGATGGATTACACTATTTTCAGCCATCAATTACTATGCAAGACACCTTGTGGCTTCCTCCTACCGAAAAGGATTCGACTATCCCGATGAGCTGGTCGATGTTTTTATAAGGATTGAAGAAAAGCTTGAATTAAATATTGAGACATTAATGGATCTCATTAAAGACAGCGGAGACGGCATGCTTGTCTATAGTCTTGAAAATGAAAGGGAACAAATTGAACGATTGGCACCAGCAAGGCAGCAATCCCAGCGTGATTTGATTCATCACCTATATTTCATCTGGAGAATCAACAAAGCGATTATCGAATTGGCAGAAGATCTGGGTGCAGGGAAGGAGCAATGA
- a CDS encoding MarR family winged helix-turn-helix transcriptional regulator: MKTRFNDYISIKIHQTDLNLTSYIKTKLAHLNIAPEQNLILMLLWEEDGLSQNEISRRLDKDKSNITRMLSSLEKKGFIKKSMNKEDSRSLNVYLTESGKNLSEHVYPITEEFHSIVTSGITKEELRIVDDVLTKMRRNVEGKN; the protein is encoded by the coding sequence ATGAAAACCAGATTTAATGACTATATAAGCATTAAGATCCATCAAACAGACCTGAACTTAACAAGCTATATTAAGACTAAATTAGCCCACTTAAATATTGCCCCTGAGCAGAACCTTATTCTTATGCTTCTCTGGGAAGAAGACGGATTAAGCCAAAACGAAATTTCCAGGCGGCTGGATAAAGATAAATCCAACATTACCAGAATGCTGAGCAGTCTTGAAAAGAAAGGGTTTATCAAAAAAAGCATGAATAAGGAAGACAGCAGATCTCTGAATGTCTATCTAACTGAAAGCGGCAAAAATCTCAGTGAGCATGTATATCCAATCACAGAGGAATTTCACTCGATCGTCACATCGGGTATTACGAAGGAAGAGCTGAGAATTGTTGACGATGTTTTAACGAAAATGAGAAGAAATGTGGAGGGTAAAAATTAA
- a CDS encoding GNAT family N-acetyltransferase → MIKEINIKDRKAAEQVLGVQLPAYKIEAEIIGCSDLPPLKDTADALRITGETFFGYFIGEKLCGAISFKEDNNILDIHRLIVHPEHFRKGIAQKLLNFIELRPKIEKMIVTTGSKNTPAVAFYIKNGFKELEKIEINESLTITAFEKYL, encoded by the coding sequence ATGATTAAGGAAATAAATATTAAAGATCGAAAAGCTGCTGAGCAGGTTCTAGGCGTACAGCTTCCCGCGTATAAAATTGAAGCTGAAATCATTGGATGTTCTGATTTACCGCCTTTGAAGGATACGGCTGATGCCTTGCGAATAACCGGAGAGACCTTCTTTGGGTATTTTATTGGTGAAAAATTATGCGGTGCGATATCGTTTAAAGAGGATAATAATATTTTAGATATTCATAGACTGATTGTACATCCTGAACATTTTAGAAAGGGAATTGCACAAAAGCTGCTGAACTTCATTGAACTGAGGCCGAAGATTGAAAAAATGATTGTCACAACAGGCTCTAAGAATACCCCTGCTGTCGCTTTTTATATAAAGAATGGTTTTAAAGAGCTTGAGAAAATTGAAATAAATGAATCACTGACTATTACTGCTTTTGAGAAATATTTATAA
- a CDS encoding tetratricopeptide repeat protein — MSTDLEKVIVLRNLGKYKDSNLLLVKLAEEYPVNPVIHYQCGWSFDVLGEESKAVSYYEKAIELGLPESDLPGAILGLGSTYRTLGEYEKSKLVFQKGISQFPANRAIQVFYSMTLHNLGQHSQAMELLLKCVAETSDDPEVLQYKKAITFYADKIDEIFDKD, encoded by the coding sequence ATGAGCACGGACTTAGAAAAAGTGATTGTACTTCGCAATCTCGGAAAATACAAAGATTCCAACCTTCTGCTTGTAAAATTGGCTGAAGAGTATCCTGTAAACCCAGTCATTCATTATCAGTGCGGCTGGAGTTTTGACGTTTTAGGGGAGGAATCGAAAGCTGTTTCTTATTATGAAAAAGCGATCGAACTTGGGCTGCCTGAATCAGATCTGCCAGGCGCTATTTTGGGTCTTGGGAGCACATACCGGACACTTGGGGAATATGAAAAGTCAAAGTTGGTGTTCCAGAAAGGAATCTCCCAGTTTCCGGCTAATCGTGCAATCCAGGTTTTTTATTCCATGACGCTCCATAATTTAGGCCAGCATAGCCAAGCAATGGAGCTGCTCTTAAAGTGTGTGGCCGAAACCTCTGATGACCCAGAAGTTTTGCAATATAAAAAAGCAATTACCTTTTATGCAGACAAAATTGATGAAATATTTGATAAAGATTAG
- a CDS encoding GNAT family N-acetyltransferase codes for MEKITFNNIHKPGHIVLENELFIHSHNPDMLLQYDSNFLAFKRMPSVQEFEEAHQYLRDFHQKYGQKHVRFYFPDDEELSGELLAFFEKDDDYSVGYLELFAIRPGDFPDVQDKEEILVENVTDKTWNDYLEFQHEQDSVYGINYAEKKKDQHLRNFNDESIKQFIAFYKGKAAGSVDVVIKEYTAEIDGLMVHEDFQKKGIGSRLQKSVMDQFKDKTIILVADGEDTPKEMYRRQNYQYLGKQYNLLKIYE; via the coding sequence ATGGAAAAAATCACTTTTAATAATATCCATAAACCGGGACACATTGTTCTGGAAAATGAACTTTTTATTCACAGCCATAACCCTGACATGCTCCTGCAGTATGACAGCAACTTTCTTGCTTTTAAAAGAATGCCTTCTGTTCAAGAGTTTGAGGAGGCACATCAATATTTAAGAGATTTTCATCAAAAATATGGCCAAAAGCATGTAAGATTTTATTTTCCTGATGACGAGGAGCTTTCTGGAGAACTTCTGGCCTTTTTTGAGAAAGATGATGATTATTCAGTTGGTTACTTAGAGTTATTTGCGATTCGTCCAGGTGATTTTCCTGATGTTCAGGATAAAGAAGAAATTTTAGTTGAAAATGTTACGGATAAAACATGGAATGATTATCTTGAATTCCAGCATGAGCAGGATTCGGTTTACGGGATTAATTATGCCGAGAAAAAGAAAGATCAGCATTTAAGGAATTTTAACGATGAAAGTATTAAGCAGTTCATTGCATTTTATAAAGGGAAAGCTGCCGGATCGGTAGATGTGGTTATCAAGGAATACACAGCTGAAATTGATGGATTGATGGTCCATGAGGATTTTCAGAAAAAGGGCATAGGAAGCCGTCTGCAGAAATCTGTAATGGATCAGTTTAAGGATAAAACCATCATTCTTGTTGCAGATGGAGAAGATACTCCAAAGGAAATGTACCGCAGGCAAAATTATCAGTATCTTGGAAAACAGTATAACCTTTTAAAAATATACGAATGA
- a CDS encoding potassium channel family protein yields MKKQYAVFGLGRFGGSLVKEFHELGVEVLAIDVDQEKVNQYAQFVTYAVQINGIDEAAIKQSGIKNIDHAFVSFGENIESSILTSLLLKEMGIPKVWAKAHNEYHARVLDKIGVDRVIHPERDMAKRIAHHIVSEKMIDYIELSEDYSMVEIVASDKIANKSLSELNIRAKYGCNIVGIQRGKEIIVTPPAEEVILKGDVLIVMGHNKGIGRFERHGV; encoded by the coding sequence ATGAAAAAACAGTATGCTGTATTTGGTTTAGGCCGCTTTGGCGGAAGTCTCGTAAAGGAATTTCATGAATTGGGAGTGGAAGTGCTCGCAATTGATGTCGATCAGGAGAAAGTGAATCAATACGCACAGTTTGTGACATATGCGGTTCAAATCAATGGTATTGATGAAGCTGCGATAAAGCAATCAGGGATAAAAAATATTGATCACGCTTTTGTTTCATTTGGTGAAAACATTGAATCCAGCATATTGACATCCCTGTTATTAAAAGAAATGGGGATTCCGAAGGTATGGGCAAAGGCACATAATGAGTACCATGCCAGGGTGCTCGATAAAATTGGCGTCGATCGTGTTATCCATCCGGAGCGGGATATGGCAAAGCGGATTGCCCACCATATTGTTTCGGAAAAAATGATCGATTATATTGAGCTGTCTGAAGATTACAGTATGGTAGAGATAGTGGCTTCAGATAAAATAGCCAATAAATCCCTATCAGAATTGAATATACGGGCTAAGTATGGCTGTAATATCGTGGGGATTCAGCGCGGGAAGGAAATAATCGTTACTCCGCCAGCTGAAGAGGTTATTTTAAAGGGAGACGTCCTGATTGTAATGGGACACAATAAAGGAATTGGCAGATTTGAGAGGCATGGAGTATAA
- a CDS encoding endonuclease, whose amino-acid sequence MLNRKKKGLLLTFILVTVILTVMQPIQNSITRAAAGDGSWSSPYSVSQGINTQNSSSKTVQGYVVGQPTAANTVISSGFPNDYALALADSPSETSTARMLYVQIPFTFRSAFGLKSNPSLIGEKIKVTGTLTAYFSHPGLKDGTAFEQAGDGTADPGPEPGGYYDAANGKTGKALKTALHTIIDDHTEISYSNVWEALRETDEDPANSNNVILLYTGRSQGKFTNGSGVNDWNREHVWAKSHGDFGTAMGAGTDLHHLRPTDASVNSSRGNLDFDHGGTQHSEALGNYYDSDSWEPRDAVKGDVARMLFYMAVRYEGDSGEVDLELNNQVNNGSAPYHGKMSVLLQWHKEDPVDDNERRRNEIIYSDYQHNRNPFIDHPEWATAIWE is encoded by the coding sequence ATGCTGAATCGTAAGAAAAAAGGCCTGTTGTTAACTTTTATTCTGGTTACTGTCATTCTGACCGTGATGCAGCCCATTCAAAATTCAATAACCAGGGCAGCTGCCGGGGATGGCTCCTGGTCATCACCTTATTCCGTTTCACAGGGAATCAATACTCAAAACAGCTCTTCCAAAACGGTTCAAGGCTATGTGGTTGGACAGCCGACTGCGGCAAATACAGTTATTTCCAGCGGGTTTCCAAATGACTATGCTTTGGCCCTGGCGGATAGTCCATCAGAGACCAGCACAGCTAGGATGCTTTATGTTCAAATTCCTTTCACGTTTCGCTCAGCTTTCGGCTTAAAATCCAATCCATCTTTGATTGGAGAAAAAATCAAGGTAACCGGAACGCTTACCGCCTATTTTTCTCATCCGGGGCTAAAAGATGGGACGGCCTTCGAACAAGCTGGTGATGGAACAGCCGATCCCGGCCCTGAACCAGGAGGATATTATGATGCTGCAAACGGAAAAACAGGAAAGGCTTTAAAAACAGCCCTCCATACGATCATTGATGACCACACGGAAATTTCCTATTCGAATGTATGGGAAGCACTGCGCGAGACCGATGAAGATCCTGCCAATTCCAATAACGTCATTCTTTTGTATACTGGCCGCTCTCAGGGGAAATTCACCAATGGTTCTGGCGTCAATGATTGGAACAGGGAGCATGTTTGGGCAAAATCGCATGGGGATTTTGGTACAGCGATGGGTGCGGGAACAGACTTGCATCATTTGCGGCCAACAGATGCTTCTGTAAATAGCTCGAGAGGGAATCTTGACTTTGACCATGGGGGCACCCAGCATTCAGAGGCACTGGGAAACTACTATGATTCAGATTCCTGGGAACCTAGGGATGCAGTAAAAGGCGATGTTGCGAGGATGCTTTTTTATATGGCTGTCCGTTATGAAGGAGACAGCGGAGAAGTGGATCTGGAGCTAAACAATCAGGTCAATAATGGCTCTGCTCCTTATCATGGCAAAATGTCTGTCCTGCTTCAATGGCATAAGGAAGATCCAGTAGACGATAACGAGCGGAGAAGAAACGAAATCATCTATTCTGATTACCAGCATAACCGCAATCCATTTATAGATCATCCCGAGTGGGCAACAGCGATTTGGGAATAA
- a CDS encoding YolD-like family protein has protein sequence MPLKDRGKIKWQPAHFMPEHRAMLRKLETEQMAQNRPLIDEYELEDYENKINYAMEFAFFLKVKVWRGGFFCEYTGRVNRLDGISRKIYLELEDGFLEKVMFDEITSVEVKEQCREP, from the coding sequence ATGCCGCTAAAGGACAGAGGGAAAATAAAATGGCAGCCAGCCCACTTCATGCCGGAACACCGGGCGATGCTAAGAAAATTGGAAACTGAACAAATGGCACAAAACAGGCCGCTTATTGATGAATATGAATTGGAGGATTATGAAAACAAAATTAACTATGCAATGGAATTTGCCTTCTTTCTAAAAGTAAAAGTCTGGCGTGGAGGATTTTTCTGCGAATACACAGGGAGGGTAAACAGGCTGGATGGCATCAGCAGAAAAATTTATCTGGAATTGGAAGATGGGTTTCTTGAGAAGGTCATGTTTGACGAAATAACTTCGGTTGAAGTGAAAGAACAGTGCAGAGAGCCTTAA
- a CDS encoding serine hydrolase domain-containing protein, with amino-acid sequence MLIRNDDKRLSSVIKDVGFSGVILVKEKEDIILQLAEGDADRANETPNNPGTRFGIASGCKIFTAVGICQLVENGFISFETRLKDVLEDVFPFFDETITIHHLLTHSSGVPDYFDESVMEDFEDLWKERPMYLLNHLRDFLPMFQNKKMMFKPGEKFHYNNAGFILLGLIIEKKTGMSFQDYIQSHIFEPCGMKDSGFFRFDNLPENTAIGYIDNEEGGTWRTNIYSLPIRGGSDGGAYVTAQDMILFWEALCNDKLLSEEYTEKLMTPHAKADENEYYGYGLWISKNNEAIFKYHLMGYDPGVSFHSAYYPKSGITLVVPSNKSYGPFTIMKEIEKDF; translated from the coding sequence ATGTTAATTAGGAATGATGATAAAAGGTTAAGTTCTGTAATTAAAGATGTTGGTTTTTCTGGTGTCATACTTGTTAAAGAAAAGGAGGATATAATCCTTCAATTAGCAGAGGGGGATGCTGATAGAGCAAATGAAACCCCCAATAATCCAGGTACCAGGTTTGGCATCGCCTCCGGATGTAAGATTTTTACGGCGGTTGGCATTTGTCAATTGGTCGAGAATGGATTCATATCATTCGAAACAAGACTTAAAGATGTATTGGAGGATGTTTTTCCCTTCTTTGATGAGACAATTACCATTCATCACCTGTTAACCCATTCTTCTGGAGTGCCTGACTATTTTGATGAGTCAGTTATGGAGGATTTTGAGGACCTGTGGAAAGAAAGGCCAATGTACCTATTAAATCATCTTAGAGATTTTCTTCCTATGTTCCAGAATAAAAAGATGATGTTCAAGCCGGGGGAGAAATTTCATTATAATAATGCCGGATTTATACTTTTGGGTTTGATTATAGAGAAGAAGACAGGAATGAGTTTCCAGGATTATATCCAATCCCATATTTTTGAACCATGTGGAATGAAGGATTCAGGCTTTTTCCGATTTGACAATCTTCCTGAAAATACAGCAATTGGATATATAGATAATGAAGAAGGTGGGACATGGAGAACCAATATTTATTCATTGCCCATCAGAGGCGGTTCTGACGGAGGAGCCTATGTTACTGCTCAGGATATGATCTTATTTTGGGAAGCATTGTGTAATGATAAGCTTCTGAGCGAGGAGTATACAGAAAAGCTAATGACTCCGCATGCCAAAGCAGATGAGAATGAGTATTACGGCTACGGATTATGGATCAGCAAGAATAACGAAGCCATCTTCAAATATCACCTCATGGGCTATGACCCGGGAGTCAGCTTTCATTCTGCCTATTATCCTAAAAGCGGGATAACACTTGTGGTGCCATCAAATAAATCATATGGCCCCTTTACTATAATGAAAGAGATCGAAAAAGACTTTTAG
- a CDS encoding TrkH family potassium uptake protein, whose translation MYKETRRTRRIERPSAWIRMNPAQALSVGFLILIAIGTLLLMLPFSTSDRHHLSFIDALFEATSAVCVTGLVVVDTQTTFTVFGQVVLMALIQIGGLGFMTFGVLIAIMLGKSIGLKGRLMIQESLNQLTIEGMVRLVKFVVAFTLIVEAIGAIILAVRWAEDFGFPQSLYYGAFHSVSAFNNAGFDIMGDFSSVTGYAGDFTVIMTLSSLFIIGGIGYIVLLDLKINKSLRKLSLHTKLVLLMTLILNILGTVFIFLLEFNNPATIGDLGMKEKLLGSYFHGVVPRTAGFNSLNTGELTMGSQLITMLLMFIGGGSGGTAGGIKVTTFALILLAVRALIKEDEEVNLMGRRIPKELIFRAFTITVYSMGLIALVLFLLSLTENAPLNMLLFEVISAFGTVGMSLGLTTELSTLGKALISFMMFAGRVGPLTLAFALARRREKANFKYAEEKIMIG comes from the coding sequence ATGTACAAAGAAACCAGAAGGACAAGAAGAATTGAGCGCCCCAGCGCATGGATCAGGATGAATCCTGCACAGGCTTTGTCTGTTGGCTTTTTAATTCTAATAGCCATTGGCACCCTGCTGCTTATGCTGCCTTTTTCGACTAGTGACAGGCATCATTTATCGTTTATTGATGCATTATTTGAAGCGACTTCTGCTGTATGTGTAACAGGTTTAGTCGTCGTGGATACACAAACAACTTTTACTGTTTTTGGCCAGGTAGTTCTTATGGCTCTTATACAAATAGGCGGACTTGGTTTTATGACCTTTGGAGTTCTCATTGCCATTATGCTTGGGAAAAGTATTGGCTTAAAAGGAAGGCTGATGATACAGGAATCATTAAATCAGCTTACAATTGAAGGGATGGTCCGACTCGTAAAATTCGTAGTGGCTTTTACTCTGATTGTAGAAGCAATTGGTGCCATCATTTTGGCTGTTCGCTGGGCTGAAGATTTTGGATTTCCGCAATCTTTATATTATGGGGCTTTTCATTCGGTCTCAGCTTTTAATAATGCCGGGTTTGATATTATGGGCGACTTTAGCAGTGTTACGGGTTATGCAGGGGACTTTACTGTCATTATGACGTTAAGCTCGCTGTTTATCATCGGGGGGATTGGCTATATCGTGCTGCTTGATTTAAAAATCAATAAAAGCTTACGGAAACTTTCTCTCCATACGAAACTGGTTTTGCTGATGACACTGATTCTAAATATTTTAGGCACAGTTTTCATATTTCTTTTAGAATTCAATAATCCCGCGACAATTGGTGACTTGGGAATGAAGGAAAAACTTTTAGGATCTTATTTTCATGGAGTCGTTCCAAGAACCGCTGGCTTTAATTCGCTTAATACAGGTGAGCTGACAATGGGCTCTCAGCTTATAACCATGCTTCTAATGTTTATTGGCGGAGGATCAGGCGGAACGGCAGGAGGCATTAAAGTAACAACCTTTGCTTTGATCCTGCTTGCTGTCAGAGCTCTCATTAAAGAAGATGAAGAAGTTAATCTGATGGGCAGAAGAATCCCGAAGGAATTAATTTTTCGGGCCTTTACGATTACAGTGTACTCTATGGGATTAATAGCATTGGTTCTATTTCTTCTTTCTTTAACAGAAAATGCACCGCTGAATATGCTTCTATTTGAAGTGATTTCTGCTTTCGGCACTGTTGGGATGTCTCTTGGATTAACCACGGAACTTAGTACACTCGGCAAGGCATTAATTTCTTTCATGATGTTTGCAGGCAGGGTGGGTCCTTTAACTCTTGCTTTCGCACTTGCCAGAAGAAGAGAGAAAGCTAATTTTAAATATGCTGAAGAAAAAATCATGATTGGATAA